The following are encoded together in the Fundulus heteroclitus isolate FHET01 chromosome 19, MU-UCD_Fhet_4.1, whole genome shotgun sequence genome:
- the gyg1a gene encoding glycogenin-1a isoform X2, which yields MGRKMWGLIPVFDCSQLLLLCPSQCKPSVLSIPTTDARVASPQRTMADQAFVTLATNDSYAKGAMVLGQSLRNHNTTRKLVVLIGPHVAEPARDALHSIFDEVILVNVMDSGDAANLALMKRPDLGVTITKLHCWTLVQYSKCVFMDADTLVLSNIDELFEREELSAAPDPGWPDCFNSGVFVFRPSNETHEKLLAFCAEKGSFDGGDQGILNSYFNTWATADISKHLPFIYNLSSIAIYSYLPAFKQYGHDAKVVHFLGKVKPWNYSYDTQRGEVRGHSASPDPCQMHPDYLLQWWQLYAASVLPLLQKAYGDAPFSTGFVEQRVPEKPQEDVREQPKPSPPAARTVSSEERKQRWEAGHIDYLGDDSFSNIEQKLNSFLK from the exons ATGGGCCGGAAAATGTGGGGCTTAATTCCTGTGTTTGActgctcccagctgctgctccttTGCCCTTCGCAGTGCAAGCCGTCCGTTCTCTCCATCCCGACCACCGACGCCCGGGTGGCCTCTCCTCAGCGCACCATGGCGG ACCAAGCTTTTGTGACGTTGGCCACAAACGACAGCTATGCCAAGGGAGCAATGGTTCTTGGACAGTCGTTACGGAACCACAACACAACCCGGAAACTGGTGGTACTTATAGGACCTCATGTTGCTGAGCCTGCCAG GGATGCACTGCACTCCATTTTTGATGAGGTGATCTTGGTGAACGTGATGGATTCAGGGGACGCAGCTAATTTGGCTCTGATGAAGCGGCCGGACTTGGGCGTAACGATCACCAAGTTGCACTGCTGGACCCTCGTGCAGTACAGCAAATGTGTGTTCATGGATGCCGACACACTG GTGCTTTCTAACATAGATGAACTTTTCGAGAGGGAAGAGTTGTCTGCAGCTCCCGATCCTGGTTGGCCAGACTGTTTCAACTCTGGGGTTTTTGTCTTCAGGCCGTCCAATGAGACGCATGAAAAGCTACTCGCGTTCTGTGCTGAAAAAGGCAGCTTTGATG GTGGAGATCAGGGGATTCTCAACAGTTACTTTAACACCTGGGCGACGGCGGATATTTCCAAACACCTCCCGTTTATCTACAACCTCAGCAGCATTGCCATCTACTCCTACCTCCCAGCTTTCAAACA ATACGGCCACGACGCGAAGGTGGTGCACTTCCTGGGCAAAGTGAAGCCGTGGAACTACTCCTACGACACCCAGAGAGGTGAGGTCCGGGGTCACTCTGCGTCCCCTGACCCGTGCCAGATGCACCCGGACTACCTGCTCCAGTGGTGGCAGCTGTACGCCGCGTCTGTCCTGCCGTTACTGCAGAAGGCGTACGGGGACGCCCCCTTCAGCACCGGCTTCGTGGAGCAGCGCGTCCCG GAGAAACCCCAGGAGGACGTGAGGGAGCAGCCGAAGCCTTCTCCCCCTGCCGCCCGGACGGTTTCGTCAGAGGAAAGGAAACAGCGCTGGGAAGCGGGCCACATCGACTACCTGGGCGACGACTCCTTCTCAAACATCGAACAAAAACTCAACTCGTTCCTTAAGTAG
- the gyg1a gene encoding glycogenin-1a isoform X1 yields MGRKMWGLIPVFDCSQLLLLCPSQCKPSVLSIPTTDARVASPQRTMAADQAFVTLATNDSYAKGAMVLGQSLRNHNTTRKLVVLIGPHVAEPARDALHSIFDEVILVNVMDSGDAANLALMKRPDLGVTITKLHCWTLVQYSKCVFMDADTLVLSNIDELFEREELSAAPDPGWPDCFNSGVFVFRPSNETHEKLLAFCAEKGSFDGGDQGILNSYFNTWATADISKHLPFIYNLSSIAIYSYLPAFKQYGHDAKVVHFLGKVKPWNYSYDTQRGEVRGHSASPDPCQMHPDYLLQWWQLYAASVLPLLQKAYGDAPFSTGFVEQRVPEKPQEDVREQPKPSPPAARTVSSEERKQRWEAGHIDYLGDDSFSNIEQKLNSFLK; encoded by the exons ATGGGCCGGAAAATGTGGGGCTTAATTCCTGTGTTTGActgctcccagctgctgctccttTGCCCTTCGCAGTGCAAGCCGTCCGTTCTCTCCATCCCGACCACCGACGCCCGGGTGGCCTCTCCTCAGCGCACCATGGCGG CAGACCAAGCTTTTGTGACGTTGGCCACAAACGACAGCTATGCCAAGGGAGCAATGGTTCTTGGACAGTCGTTACGGAACCACAACACAACCCGGAAACTGGTGGTACTTATAGGACCTCATGTTGCTGAGCCTGCCAG GGATGCACTGCACTCCATTTTTGATGAGGTGATCTTGGTGAACGTGATGGATTCAGGGGACGCAGCTAATTTGGCTCTGATGAAGCGGCCGGACTTGGGCGTAACGATCACCAAGTTGCACTGCTGGACCCTCGTGCAGTACAGCAAATGTGTGTTCATGGATGCCGACACACTG GTGCTTTCTAACATAGATGAACTTTTCGAGAGGGAAGAGTTGTCTGCAGCTCCCGATCCTGGTTGGCCAGACTGTTTCAACTCTGGGGTTTTTGTCTTCAGGCCGTCCAATGAGACGCATGAAAAGCTACTCGCGTTCTGTGCTGAAAAAGGCAGCTTTGATG GTGGAGATCAGGGGATTCTCAACAGTTACTTTAACACCTGGGCGACGGCGGATATTTCCAAACACCTCCCGTTTATCTACAACCTCAGCAGCATTGCCATCTACTCCTACCTCCCAGCTTTCAAACA ATACGGCCACGACGCGAAGGTGGTGCACTTCCTGGGCAAAGTGAAGCCGTGGAACTACTCCTACGACACCCAGAGAGGTGAGGTCCGGGGTCACTCTGCGTCCCCTGACCCGTGCCAGATGCACCCGGACTACCTGCTCCAGTGGTGGCAGCTGTACGCCGCGTCTGTCCTGCCGTTACTGCAGAAGGCGTACGGGGACGCCCCCTTCAGCACCGGCTTCGTGGAGCAGCGCGTCCCG GAGAAACCCCAGGAGGACGTGAGGGAGCAGCCGAAGCCTTCTCCCCCTGCCGCCCGGACGGTTTCGTCAGAGGAAAGGAAACAGCGCTGGGAAGCGGGCCACATCGACTACCTGGGCGACGACTCCTTCTCAAACATCGAACAAAAACTCAACTCGTTCCTTAAGTAG
- the LOC105935378 gene encoding plastin-1, which translates to MDKSYTQISREDLEDLQEAFNKIDIDKSGYVSDFELQELFREASLHLPGYKVREIVETFMAGDTNKDGKISFNEFVSIYQDLKSKEISGSFKKILTRKDGIYSFGGKSGVSCEGTQHSYSDEEKVAFARWINKSLGKDPDCRHLLPVDPNDESLFASLRDGIVLCKLINLSQPDTIDERVINTKKFTTFTMRENIVLALNSASAIGCTVVSIDAHDLMAGKPHLVLGLLWQIIKVGLFADIEITRNEGLISLLMEGEELEHLMSLSPEELLLRWVNYHLINAGTETISNFSADIKDSRAYFYLLDQIAPQDEDEFHMGIKINMAGLSERDLERRAELMLQEAAKLDCRQFVSPRDVTSGNSKLNLAFVANLFNMHPGLQKAKYNLDGEHIEAETREEKTFRNWMNSLGVSPRVNHLYRDLCDGLVILQLLEKVRVVVNWKKVNNPPYPQLGGNMKKLENCNYAVKLSRDEANFSLVGVGGENLNEGSRTHTLALVWQLMRRYSVLVLSDLDNGKKVVDQFILDWVNATLKERHKDTQISSFKDKLISTSLPVIDLIDAIAPGMVKWDMVKRGERGVLKNDEKLNNAKYAISLARKIGARVYALPDDLVEVKSKMVMTVFACLMGHDLKRGKR; encoded by the exons ATGGACAAGAGCTATACGCAGATTTCCAGAGAGGATCTGGAGGACCTCCAAGAGGCCTttaataaaattg ATATTGACAAAAGTGGCTATGTGAGTGACTTCGAGCTTCAGGAGCTGTTCAGAGAAGCAAGCCTCCACCTGCCCGGGTACAAAGTGCGAGAGATCGTTGAGACCTTTATGGCTGGAGATACAAATAAAGACGGAAAAATCAGCTTCAACGAATTTGTTTCT ATTTACCAAGATCTGAAGAGTAAGGAGATCAGTGGGTCGTTCAAAAAGATACTCACTAGGAAAGATGGGATCTACTCCTTCGGAGGAAAGTCAGGAGTCTCCTGCGAGGGAACACAGCACTCCTATTCTG ATGAAGAGAAAGTAGCTTTTGCTCGATGGATCAACAAATCTTTGGGGAAAGATCCCGACTGCCGTCATCTGCTGCCTGTAGATCCGAATGATGAGAGCCTTTTTGCCTCCCTCCGTGACGGCATCGTCTTATG TAAGCTGATCAACCTGTCCCAGCCTGACACGATTGATGAAAGAGTCATCAACACAAAGAAATTCACCACCTTCACAATGAGG GAAAATATCGTCTTGGCCCTGAACTCGGCCTCAGCCATCGGCTGCACAGTGGTGAGCATTGATGCCCATGACCTGATGGCTGGGAAACCCCACCTGGTCCTGGGACTGCTCTGGCAGATTATCAAGGTTGGCCTCTTTGCTGATATAGAAATCACCAGGAATGAAG GCTTGATTTCCCTTCTGATGGAGGGAGAAGAGCTGGAACATCTCATGTCTCTGTCTCCCGAGGAGCTGCTTCTGCGATGGGTCAACTACCACTTAATCAACGCGGGAACAGAGACTATCAGCAACTTCAGTGCTGATATCAAG GACTCGAGGGCCTACTTCTACCTGTTGGACCAGATTGCCCCTCAAGATGAAGACGAGTTCCACATGGGGATCAAAATCAACATGGCCGGCCTCAGC GAGCGGGATTTGGAGCGAAGGGCAGAGCTGATGCTGCAGGAGGCGGCCAAGCTGGACTGCCGGCAGTTTGTTTCCCCGCGCGACGTCACGTCTGGGAACAGCAAACTCAACCTGGCCTTCGTGGCcaacctgtttaacatgcatcCTGGTCTGCAGAAGGCAAAGTATAATCTGGACGGGGAACACATAGAGG CGGAAACCAGAGAGGAGAAAACCTTTCGCAACTGGATGAATTCTCTGGGTGTCTCTCCGCGTGTAAATCATCTATATCG GGACCTTTGTGATGGCTTGGTGATTCTGCAGCTTCTAGAAAAAGTCAGAGTGGTCGTGAACTGGAAGAAAGTCAACAATCCTCCTTACCCTCAACTGGGGGGAAATATGAAAAAG CTGGAGAACTGTAACTACGCCGTGAAGCTGAGCAGGGACGAAGCTAACTTCTCGCTGGTCGGAGTCGGAGGAGAAAACCTAAACGAGGGGAGTCGCACGCACACCCTGGCTCTCGTCTGGCAGCTGATGAGAAG GTACTCCGTCCTGGTTCTGTCAGATTTGGACAACGGGAAGAAAGTTGTGGATCAGTTTATCCTGGACTGGGTCAACGCCACCCTGAAGGAGAGACACAAGGACACGCAGATCAGCAGCTTCAAG GACAAGCTGATCAGCACCAGTTTGCCGGTGATTGACCTGATTGACGCCATCGCCCCCGGCATGGTCAAGTGGGACATGGTCAAGAGAGGTGAAAGGGGAGTCCTGAAGAATGATGAGAAGCTCAACAATGCCAA GTATGCGATCTCATTGGCTCGTAAGATCGGCGCTCGTGTCTACGCCCTGCCGGATGACTTGGTGGAGGTCAAAAGTAAAATGGTGATGACGGTGTTTGCCTGCCTCATGGGACACGACTTGAAAAGAGGCAAACGCTAA